One segment of Methanobrevibacter wolinii SH DNA contains the following:
- a CDS encoding methanogenesis marker 12 protein translates to MVFIGMDHGTTGISFAISDDNGEILDIFKLSREDTKKGKVSAIEELSKRCNLDDVKLMAVTYAMGDGINKILPMDKVENRGILSINGAGKVTGGGTSVYSEIENSNIPAVLIPGLHKNSTSLDELFTAAYSHLASPEKISIAYNAVKETNWNNLIVGDLSSNSVNILIENGKIRGAIDACLGAMGFVHGPIDLEMIRDIDEGKRTANECFSHAGAVKIAGIDTKVAFMKDELLSRYEKGDKKAILAINSMIMTIAMEIGGLITVANEDIEGIVLTGSLGSMKKPFDFEKELNKYLKNKYPIKVISADSGAIGAVQIAHDIYNGKKEILGVEVELN, encoded by the coding sequence ATGGTATTTATAGGAATGGATCACGGAACTACTGGTATTAGTTTTGCAATATCAGATGATAATGGTGAAATTTTAGATATATTTAAATTATCTCGTGAAGATACAAAAAAAGGTAAAGTTAGTGCTATTGAAGAATTGTCAAAACGTTGTAATTTAGATGATGTTAAACTTATGGCAGTAACTTATGCAATGGGGGATGGAATAAATAAAATTCTTCCTATGGATAAAGTTGAAAATAGGGGAATATTGTCAATTAATGGTGCAGGTAAGGTTACTGGTGGAGGAACATCAGTATATTCTGAGATTGAAAACTCTAATATTCCAGCAGTTCTTATTCCAGGATTACATAAAAATTCCACTTCTCTTGATGAACTTTTTACAGCAGCATACTCTCATCTTGCAAGTCCTGAAAAGATTTCAATTGCATATAATGCAGTTAAGGAAACTAATTGGAATAATCTTATAGTAGGTGATTTAAGTTCTAATAGTGTAAATATTTTAATTGAAAATGGTAAAATTAGAGGAGCAATAGATGCATGTCTTGGTGCAATGGGTTTTGTTCATGGACCAATTGATCTTGAAATGATTAGAGATATTGATGAAGGTAAAAGAACTGCTAATGAATGTTTTTCACATGCAGGTGCTGTAAAAATTGCAGGTATTGATACAAAAGTTGCTTTCATGAAAGATGAACTTTTATCAAGATATGAGAAAGGTGATAAAAAAGCAATACTTGCAATAAATTCAATGATTATGACTATTGCAATGGAAATTGGTGGTCTTATAACTGTTGCTAATGAAGATATTGAGGGTATTGTTCTTACAGGATCTTTAGGTTCAATGAAAAAACCATTTGATTTTGAAAAAGAATTAAATAAATATTTAAAAAATAAGTATCCTATTAAAGTTATATCAGCAGATTCAGGTGCAATAGGTGCTGTACAAATAGCACATGATATTTACAATGGTAAAAAAGAGATCTTAGGTGTTGAAGTAGAACTTAATTAA
- a CDS encoding LSm family protein, with protein MINKNPEVNESLEQFKGKNVTVILKNDEEHTGRLIAIDNFINTVLEKEDGNLDVIKGGKILIISINN; from the coding sequence ATGATAAATAAAAATCCAGAAGTAAATGAATCATTAGAACAATTTAAAGGAAAAAATGTTACTGTAATTCTTAAAAATGACGAAGAACATACCGGAAGATTAATTGCTATTGATAACTTTATAAACACTGTTTTAGAAAAAGAAGATGGAAATTTAGATGTTATTAAAGGAGGAAAAATATTAATTATCTCAATTAACAACTAA
- the surE gene encoding 5'/3'-nucleotidase SurE, with translation MKEILLCNDDGVKSSGILAANEAVKDLGNTTIVAPSVQQSGIGHALTLFEPIRINKEKLINGKIGYSVSGTPTDSLIVGVFEILNKKPDLVISGINIGYNLGKAELTTSGTLGAAIESASYGIPTIAVSQAVTNESTKFENGHVNINFDFTIKILRKLSKYVLNNGLPDGVDLINLNVPSNPKSDEVKIARLTERMFIPEVETRYDPRGKPYYWIDGIVTDNDEKGTDGYYVKNKNITTITPVSIDLTGNLNKTEEWFKDF, from the coding sequence ATGAAAGAAATTTTATTATGTAATGATGATGGTGTAAAATCAAGTGGTATACTTGCAGCAAATGAAGCTGTAAAAGACCTAGGAAATACAACAATAGTTGCTCCTTCAGTTCAACAAAGTGGTATTGGTCATGCATTAACCTTATTTGAACCAATTAGAATAAATAAAGAAAAATTAATAAATGGTAAAATAGGATACTCTGTAAGTGGAACACCAACAGATTCATTAATTGTTGGAGTATTTGAAATATTAAATAAAAAACCAGATCTTGTAATATCCGGAATAAATATAGGTTATAATTTAGGAAAAGCCGAACTTACAACATCTGGAACATTAGGTGCTGCTATAGAATCTGCATCATATGGTATACCAACTATTGCAGTATCACAAGCTGTAACTAATGAATCTACAAAATTTGAAAATGGACATGTTAATATTAACTTTGATTTTACTATAAAAATATTAAGAAAACTTAGTAAATATGTATTAAACAATGGTCTTCCAGATGGAGTAGACTTAATAAATCTTAATGTTCCAAGTAATCCTAAGTCAGATGAAGTAAAAATTGCAAGATTAACTGAAAGAATGTTTATACCAGAAGTAGAAACAAGATATGATCCTCGTGGTAAACCTTATTATTGGATTGATGGAATAGTAACTGATAATGATGAAAAAGGTACAGACGGATATTATGTTAAGAATAAAAACATTACAACAATAACTCCTGTAAGTATTGATTTAACAGGTAATTTAAATAAAACAGAAGAATGGTTTAAAGATTTTTAA
- a CDS encoding restriction endonuclease translates to MQKPQLINFIAKVMEDSGFKVYKNFKTSQTTIDIYAVLPTQMGDFGVVVACKNYDKEWEVGIDILKEMEMVGRTLKASKVAVVTSSTFSPQARNYASRKNIKLVDRDNLISLAKKYSEKNSIQMKNQDSEDNENLDSYNESDESSYYEPYDEYYNDYPDVDDITEYPEYKGYDYDEPYDDEYYENLAISNYNPSINSSSNNYSNGANLYKTSSNSNNKNEKSKFSFFTRKNKNSKKDNKVKPEPKPIKKTSPRIANLSKSNTSPEKNNKSRNIDLISIVRNPIVLILIVVIVSYLIALTFTFIGGISSGIIGLFEMIFSLILSYGLVWYTDKDGTVVLVKGTSVFFISLIILIILILFL, encoded by the coding sequence GTGCAAAAGCCACAATTAATTAATTTCATTGCTAAAGTTATGGAAGACTCTGGATTTAAAGTTTATAAAAACTTTAAAACATCTCAAACTACTATTGATATATATGCGGTTCTTCCAACACAAATGGGTGATTTTGGCGTAGTTGTAGCTTGTAAAAATTATGATAAAGAATGGGAAGTAGGAATTGATATTCTTAAAGAAATGGAAATGGTAGGTAGAACTCTTAAAGCTTCTAAAGTAGCTGTTGTAACTAGTTCTACATTTTCACCACAAGCTAGAAATTATGCATCTCGTAAAAATATAAAACTAGTTGATAGGGATAACTTAATAAGTTTAGCTAAAAAATATTCAGAAAAAAATAGTATTCAAATGAAAAATCAGGATTCAGAGGATAATGAGAATTTAGATTCTTATAATGAAAGTGATGAAAGCTCTTATTATGAGCCTTATGATGAATATTATAATGATTATCCTGATGTAGATGATATTACAGAGTATCCAGAATATAAAGGATATGACTATGATGAGCCTTATGATGATGAATACTATGAGAATCTAGCTATTTCAAATTATAATCCAAGTATTAATTCAAGCTCAAATAATTATTCTAATGGAGCTAATCTTTATAAAACCTCATCTAATTCTAATAATAAAAATGAAAAATCAAAATTTTCATTTTTTACTAGGAAAAATAAGAATTCTAAGAAAGATAATAAGGTTAAACCTGAACCTAAACCTATTAAGAAAACTAGTCCAAGGATTGCAAATCTTTCTAAGTCTAATACAAGTCCAGAAAAAAATAATAAATCACGTAATATTGATTTAATTTCAATTGTTAGAAATCCTATAGTTTTAATATTAATTGTAGTTATTGTTTCATATTTAATTGCATTGACATTTACTTTTATTGGAGGAATATCTAGTGGAATTATTGGATTATTTGAAATGATATTTTCATTAATATTATCTTATGGTTTAGTATGGTATACTGATAAAGATGGAACTGTAGTTTTAGTTAAAGGAACTTCTGTATTCTTTATATCATTGATAATACTTATTATCTTAATATTATTCTTATAA
- a CDS encoding branched-chain amino acid transaminase: MAFNEESGKIWMDGEFVDWKDAQVHVLSHAMHYGSSVFEGIRAYEIDGKSNIFRLKDHVHRLFNSAKIYKMEIPFTEDQICEAIKDTIKENNLTDCYIRPIVYRGYKELGVSPVNCPVCVTIAVWEWGAYLGEDALANGVNIGVSSWRKPAEGTFPLLAKAAANYMNSQLANLEAQDNGFDEALLLDVNGHIAEGPGENIFLIKDGKIYTPVLASSILEGITRDSIIKLATDLGYEVIEQPLPRDFLYIADEEFFAGSAAEVTPIRSMDHRVIGEGRRGPITKEIQDAFFDVIKGKTEDKYGWLFPVE, encoded by the coding sequence ATGGCATTTAATGAAGAGTCTGGAAAAATTTGGATGGACGGAGAATTTGTTGACTGGAAAGATGCTCAAGTTCATGTCTTATCTCATGCTATGCACTATGGGTCAAGTGTATTTGAAGGTATAAGAGCATATGAAATTGATGGTAAATCAAATATCTTTAGATTGAAAGATCATGTTCACAGATTGTTTAATTCAGCAAAAATCTATAAAATGGAAATTCCATTTACAGAAGATCAAATATGTGAAGCAATTAAAGATACAATTAAAGAAAACAATTTAACTGATTGTTATATTCGTCCTATTGTTTATAGGGGATATAAAGAATTAGGTGTTTCACCTGTAAATTGTCCAGTTTGTGTTACTATAGCTGTTTGGGAATGGGGAGCATATTTAGGTGAAGATGCTTTAGCAAATGGTGTAAATATTGGTGTTTCTTCATGGAGAAAACCTGCTGAAGGAACTTTCCCTCTTCTTGCTAAAGCTGCAGCTAACTATATGAATTCTCAACTTGCAAATCTTGAAGCTCAAGATAATGGTTTTGATGAAGCTTTATTATTAGATGTAAATGGTCATATTGCAGAAGGTCCTGGAGAAAATATCTTCTTAATTAAAGATGGTAAAATATATACTCCTGTTTTAGCAAGTTCTATTCTTGAAGGTATTACAAGAGATAGTATTATTAAATTAGCTACAGATTTAGGTTATGAAGTTATTGAACAACCATTACCAAGAGATTTCTTATATATTGCTGATGAAGAATTCTTTGCAGGTTCTGCTGCTGAAGTTACTCCAATTCGTTCAATGGATCATCGTGTTATTGGTGAAGGTAGACGTGGACCTATAACTAAAGAAATTCAAGATGCTTTCTTTGATGTCATTAAAGGAAAAACAGAAGATAAATATGGTTGGTTATTCCCAGTAGAATAA
- a CDS encoding undecaprenyl-diphosphate phosphatase — MDILSAIVIGIVQGLTEFLPVSSSAHLVFAQTFFGLNQNNLAFDVFLHLGTLVAVVGFFLPDIINMIIAFFKSIADIFRGNFINGIKEDPYKKLVWYTIVATIPVGIVGILFNDTVEALFTGVSIPAFFLLITGCLLYFSQRYNVGDKNLDDISLKETIFMGIGQACAILPGLSRSGTTIACGLLGGLDKEFAAKFSFILSIPAILGATIVQGGNIGSGLAVNFIPYLLGFLAAVISGLFAIKVLLKLIEERSLDIFAYYCWIVGALILLFTVVL, encoded by the coding sequence ATGGATATATTATCAGCGATTGTTATTGGTATTGTTCAAGGATTAACTGAGTTTTTACCTGTAAGTAGTTCAGCTCACTTAGTTTTTGCACAAACTTTCTTTGGTTTAAATCAAAATAATTTAGCATTTGATGTATTTTTACATTTAGGAACATTAGTTGCTGTTGTTGGTTTCTTTTTACCAGATATTATTAATATGATTATTGCATTCTTTAAAAGTATTGCTGATATTTTTAGAGGAAACTTTATTAATGGTATTAAAGAAGATCCTTATAAAAAATTAGTATGGTACACTATTGTTGCAACTATACCTGTTGGTATTGTTGGTATTCTATTTAATGATACTGTTGAAGCATTATTTACTGGTGTTTCTATACCTGCATTTTTCTTACTTATTACAGGTTGTTTATTATACTTCTCACAAAGATATAATGTTGGAGATAAAAATCTTGATGATATCTCATTAAAAGAAACAATATTTATGGGTATTGGTCAAGCATGTGCTATTTTACCTGGTCTTTCTAGATCTGGTACTACTATTGCTTGTGGTTTACTTGGAGGATTAGATAAAGAGTTTGCTGCTAAATTCAGTTTCATTCTTTCTATTCCTGCAATTTTAGGTGCAACTATTGTTCAAGGTGGAAATATTGGTTCTGGTCTTGCAGTAAACTTCATACCATATTTATTGGGATTTTTAGCAGCTGTAATCTCTGGTTTATTTGCTATTAAAGTTTTACTTAAACTTATTGAAGAAAGAAGTTTAGATATCTTTGCATACTACTGTTGGATTGTAGGTGCATTAATTTTATTATTTACTGTAGTTTTATAA